From the genome of Sporomusa sphaeroides DSM 2875:
ACAAATATGGCATTTTCCGCTCCCCGTGATGGTACAATTACTTCAATTGCCGCTTTCTTTAGTACTACTGCAGCCTTAGCGTTAGTAGGCACCACAATAACGATTACAGCAGAGTTATTTAGTTCACCTACACCTGATAATGACTTTACACTAGTCCCCGGTACTACTGTAACATTAGCACCACCTCTCACTGGCGTAGTTGCCATTGGAGATACCAGTAATGGAATTCTTACCGGCTTGGCAATACCGGTAACTGCCCAAACTCGTCTATTGCTGGTGTTCTCTGCAACAGCGGACGGACTTAGCCTTATCAACACCGTCGCAGGCTATGCCAGTGCAGGTGTTACTATTGAATAGTTTCGCAAATAGACTGTTTGTACAAGATTTATCTCATAATCGGTAAACCAACCTGTAAAAAGGGTCCTCGTTCATATGAACAAGGACCCTTTCATCCTGAAAGAAGATGATAGTGTATGCAGTTTGGTCAATTACGGTTACATATGCTCAGTTAGCCTACAGTATGTAGGTGGTAAGCATTTTACACTATCGACACGCACAGACCTATCTAAGCTTCACCGGCATGGGTGGGCAAAGGACTGCGGCACCGCACCAGCTTTACTGAACACACCTTTAACTGCAATGAAGTTTTTACCTGTCGCGGACCGACAAGCTGAAGCTCCTGAACCTCCATCAATCCTTTCAAATGGATACTCCTGTCCGGCCGGGCAGAACGGTGACTGATTGCGCCGGTAAAAGGCTGTTCAAAGGAAACAAAATGGATAGGTTGAGTTCCATCCGGCACGCAGGCCACATACTCAATGGTTACGAGTACATGCCCGGAAAAAATTACTTTTTTATCGGCACCTGTGGCTTTATCAATTGTTGGTACTGCTGTCATGCGCAGCAAAAATTCAATATCAGGCTTATCCTGTGGAATGGTTAGCGTGTCGCCTATCATAAACTGCCTACTTTTTCTATGATAACGCCGGCTCATAGCTGATTCCTCCTTACTCAATTAATGTATAATCACATTTACTAATAGTTTATGATTTCAAACAAATTGTGTTACTCGCCCGGCGCCAAGGCAGGCTCATTCTAATAAATGAAGTTCTGTTAAATCAAATAATTATGTCTCTAATAAAACATTCCGAGTACTTGTAGTCTCTCATCTTTTAGCGATAGTTTTCACATTATGTCACCATTATCCGGAACCACTGCTGAAGTTGAAACATATACTATTTTAGAAAGGAAAGCTTTATCAAGCTAAATGCCCTGACTGCTTGAGCAAGACTTAGACTACAAGGAGGAATGGAAATGAATAATACGTTAATCAATATTGCCGGAATCTGTGATGTTTGCAGGCTTACGTTGCATGATAACGATAGCTGGACCGAATTATCAATTCCGGAGAATTTGGTTCTCCCCCGGGAAAAGCCGGATATTGAACAAATCCTCTCTGCCAACGTCGCGGTTAAAATCATTAAAACCAAAGTCATTGTAACCCCCAGTACAGAGCAGACTCCCAACTTTGAAGGAAAGTTACTAACCGGACGCAAGCTCATTATCGGGGGAGAGCTTTGCCAGTCAATCACCTATACCGCAGATTTCTCCAGCCAGCCGGTACACTCGGTCCACTTCGTAGTACCATTCTCCGCCTATATTGTCATCCCGAAAAAAATAAGAATACTAAATGAAATCACCTGCTGTGAAAAAAGCATAGACTCCTTATTTGTCAATTATCATGTCAAGGCCTGCGTGGAAGATGTATTTATCCAGGAAATCAATAAGCGTCAGATCTTTAAAAATATCCTCTTATTTCTGCAGGCTGTACCGACTATAACCGGTTGCGTCTAAAAATAAAGGTTAGTCAGATACTCTATTTCACAAGGAGGAAAGGCCATGAATAATTGCGATACTAACTGCCTGAAAGAATGCAAAGCAACGCTGGGTAATGTAGAATGCAGTGTTAACGGAAACTTTGACAGACCCTTACCCTGCGAATGCGAAAAGGTCGATGAACTGGTAATCATTAACGGAATATGCCCCAGAGAAAAACTGGAATGCTTTCTTGATTGTGGTAACATCCGGCGATGGACACAGCTACTTGTACCGGAGGTTTTGTGTATTCCCTGCCAAAAACCTGATATTGAACAATTAATCAGCATTACCGCAATTGTGGACATTATTTCACAACGGGTAGTGCGCACCCCCGGAGACAAGTGTATGACTCTCACCAATGAAGAATGTACGGATTTGACTGGCAAAAAGCTGATTATCGAAGGAGTTTTGCAGCAAAAAATTGTATATGCGGCTGCTGTGGAAGAACAAAGTGTTCATTCCGTACATTTCGATGTACCATTCTCGGCGTTTATTATTCTTGCTCCGGAAGACCACCTGTCAAAAAAATTTAAAGTTGAGGCCTGCATTGAAGATATTTTCATCACAAATATTACGGCAAGAAAAATATTTAAGAATGTAACCTTGGTTATCAGGGCATTGCCTATTGTCTGTCCAGAGATTTGCATCATATAGAATGAGGAGGAAATTCAGCTATGAAAACATGTCAATGCATTGGGCAGCATGCTGTTGAAGTAGTAGGTGTATGCGATCCCGCCCAAGTCGCTATCGGCCTGAATAAATGTGATCTTGGTCAATGGACGCAAATTTCCATACCCGAAATCCTTCAACTGCCTTGTGCCAAACCAGATGTAGCAACCGTTGATAAAGTATTTGTTGATGTACAGCTAAAATCAATACGGGTTGTAAAAACACCGGCCGGAGAGTGTGGTTCTCCTATCGTAAACCGCGAGGGTCTTCGGCTGACAGGGAGAAAGCTGGTCGTAGAAGGATTACTGAAACAAAAGCTGGTTTATACAGCAGCCTTGTGTGACCAACCTGTTCATTTCGCACATTTTGAAGTCCCGTTTTCAGCGTTTATCATTTTAGCGTGCGACACCTGCCTTGATCAACAGTTTTGCGTAGAAACCTGTGTGGAAGACGTTTTTGCAATACCCTTTAACTGCAGGGAAATATTTAAAAATGTGACCTTATTTTTACAAGCCATTCCTGTTTAAAGACATAGAGGTTATTTTTATTATGCAGCGGACGATACGCCTAAGCCGGTGCCATGGATTTCCCCCAGAATTGCGGATGTTGTTCCAAAGGCAGAAAAAACGGATACGCCTGAGCGTTATCCGTTTTTATATTTTACATTTACAGTTAGCCATCTCATAACAGACTACCCGTAAAATTATATAATTGGCACATGGTTGCCAGCCATTACTCTGTACTTTCTATCCCGCTGTCAAGCGGCCGGATTACCAATGGCAAGTGAACATCGCCGTATTGGCTATAGTCGTTATCCTGTGCATTATGGTAAACTTTTTGTTCTGAGACCGGAAGCTGAGATTCGTCCTGACCGCTTTTATACGGCGATTGGGTGCAGCAAGCTTGTGGAATGACCGGCCAAAGCGGTTTATCCGGCTTGCAGGCAACAGTATGGCCGGGTTCACAACATGGTACCGGTAAACATTTTCTCACACGGAAAAGCTTACGCAGACAAACCTTTAACGCTATTACTTTCTTTATAGTTCTGGGATCGATCAGGTGACATTCATGAAACAAGAATTTTGCTTTTAAACAGGCTTTCAGCTTCTCACATAAAAAGCGATGACAAATTAAACCGCCGAAAGGTATGGAAAAAGATACAAAATGAACAGGCTGCGTACCGTCTGGAACACACGCCACATATTCCACACAAACAAGTATATGTCCTGAAAAAATAACTTTTTTATGCATAGTTACCGTTTTATCAATAATCGGGGTTGTTGTCACACGAAGTATTGATTCAATATCAGGTTTATGGCACGGAATACTAAGTTTATCAGTTATGGAAACTTGAGTACTTTTACGTCCCATATCCTACTACCTCCTTTATCTGTAATATTAGAAAACACTGGATTCGCCTACCAGGCTCTACCATTGCTTCATTTTCCGTAATAATAGTGCCGGTCGGTCATGATGACCTCTTCGGGACCACAAACGGAACAGTTTGAGCCTGAATGGTACTTTTTCGTTGTCGACTGGTAATGACTGGAGCAATGATTATAAGGAATATGCTGCTGACAACTATCCGAATGACCACTGCAGGGCGGACATGGTGGACAGTTAGGTTCCTGTTTTAATATCGGGCAAAGGAAAATAATACTGGTAACACTTAAACATCTGCAATCCAGAAGCTTGACGGCTATATCCTCTACAACTGTACAAATTTGAACTACTTCCTGTTTGCTATCACCTAAAACAATAAAGGTGCAAAAGGGAACTTCAAAATGGGCGCAGTGGAATGGCTGGCAAGGATCATTGGTAGAAAATTTTACTTTTATCTGCTTTTTACCATTAATAACAAGTTTTCTACCTATAGGTGTACATATCTCTTTGTTCGAGCAAACAACTACACTTACACACACTTCCAATATCTCATGGATGCTTGGGTTAGGGCAGGGTATATATAATTTATCAGTTTCACAAAATTGTGTGTGGGGATGATTGGGCGGGCATTTGGGAAAGTGTGCTTCAGGTGTAATGCCTGACACCTCAATAAGCTTATCTGTCATTATGTTTCCTCCTTATCTTTTTGTTTGACAGTGGCTTCTATCTCCTTATTCACTATAGTTTATGGTTCCGGAGGACTTTGTGCTACTCTACAGCAAGCTGTTAATTAAAATTCTTATGTTTTGTAGCGATAGCTACGGCAACAACATCGCTTAGTTCCGAGCACTTCCTTATACAACAAATATGCCCCACACCTTATACAGGTATGGGGCATATTTTTCATTCCCTGAAAACTTCACAGAAGAAAGACTGCGCAATTGGGTGGCATTGCAGAGTTACAAGATTCATATAGGATGTTCGCTCGCTCCGCTCGGAACTAAGCGATTCGCACAAGTTTCCGCGTCGCTAACGCTCCTACAAACTTGGCTCTCTGCTTAAATGTTTGCACTTGTGCAAACGAGGTATTTAAGTCAAGTCCTCGGCCTATTAGTACCAGTCAGCTGCATGGATTGCTCCACTTCCACATCTGGCCTATCTACCTTGTCGTCTGCAAGGGGCCTTACTTCTTTCGAATGACAGACCTCATCTTAAGGCTGGTTTCACGCTTAGATGCTTTCAGCGTTTATCCTTTCCGAACGTAGCTACCCAGCTGTACTCCTGGCGGAATAACTGGTACACCATTGGTTCGTCCACTCCGGTCCTCTCGTACTAGGAGCAGTTCCCTTCAAGTCTCTTACGCCCGCGATGGATAGGGACCGAACTGTCTCACGACGTTCTGAACCCAGCTCACGTACCACTTTAATGGGCGAACAGCCCAACCCTTGGGACCTACTTCAGCCCCAGGATGTGATGAGCCGACATCGAGGTGCCAAACCTCCCCGTCGATATGGACTCTTGGGAGAGATTAGCCTGTTATCCCCAGGGTAGCTTTTATCCGTTGAGCGATGGCCCTTCCACTCGGTACCACCGGATCACTAAGCCCGACTTTCGTCCCTGCTCGACTTGTTGGTCTTGCAGTCAAGCTCCCTTCTGCCTTTACACTCTTCGCGCGATTTCCATCCGCGCTGAGGGAACCTTTGGGCGCCTCCGTTACTCTTTCGGAGGCGACCGCCCCAGTCAAACTGCCCGCCTGATACTGTCCCGAATCTCGTTACGATTACGGTTAGAACTCCAGTAAATAAAGGGTGGTATCCCAACATCGACTCCATTGAAACTTGCGTTCCAACTTCTAAGTCTCCCACCTATCCTGTACATCATTTACCAAAACTCAATGTCAGGTTGCAGTAAAGCTCCATGGGGTCTTTCTGTCCAGTCGCGGGTAACCTGCATCTTCACAGGTATTTCAATTTCACCGGGTCCCTCGTTGAGACAGTGCCCAAGTCGTTACACCTTTCGTGCGGGTCGGAACTTACCCGACAAGGAATTTCGCTACCTTAGGACCGTTATAGTTACGGCCGCCGTTTACCGGGGCTTCAATTCAAAGCTTCGGACTCAACCTGACCTCTCCTCTTAACCTTCCGGCACCGGGCAGGTGTCAGCACCTATACGTCAGCTTTCGCTTTAGCAGGCACCTGTGTTTGTGGTAAACAGTCGCTTGGGCCTCTTTTTTGCAACTCATTCCCGCTTCGATCGTTTCGAATCTACACGGTTTACAAGCTCCCCTTTTCCCGAAGTTACGGGGACATTTTGCCGAGTTCCTTAACGAGGGTTCTCCCGCGCACCTTAGGATTCTCTCCCCGCCTACCTGTGTCGGTTTACGGTACGGGCACCTATTATCTCGCTAGAAGCTTTTCTTGACAGTGTGGGATTAATGAATTCACCGTTATTTCTAACAGCTTTCCGTCACTCCTCAGGTTTAAGCAGAGCGGATTTGCCTACTCTGCACCCTACAAGCTTAGACGCGACTTTCCATCCTCGCGCTCATCTACCCTGCTGTGTCACTCCATCACTCAAACGACTCTAGGTGGTACTGGATTTTTAACCAGTTGTCCATCGCCTACGCTTTTATGCCTCGGCTTAGGTCCCGACTTACTCTGAGCGGACGATCCTTCCTCAGAAATCCTTAGGCTTTCGGTGGACAAGATTCTCACTTGTCTTTTCGCTACTCATACCGGCATTCTCACTTCTTATCAGTCCACATGTCCTTACGGTCATGCTTCGACCCGATAAGAACGCTCCCCTACCCATGTCATTAGACATGCCATAGCTTCGGTTCCGTGCTTTAGCCCCGGACATCTTCGGCGCACAATCTCTCGACCAGTGAGCTATTACGCACTCTTTAAATGGTGGCTGCTTCTAAGCCAACATCCTGGTTGTTTCGGAAATTCCACATCCTTTGCCACTTAGCACGGCATTGGGGACCTTAGCTGATGGTCTGGGCTGTTTCCCTCTTGACTACGGATCTTATCATTCGCAGTCTGACTCCCAGGTTAAAGTATATTCATTCGCAGTTTGACAAGGTTCAGTAACCTAAAAGGCCCCTAGCCCTATCAGAGCTCTACCGTCTATACTCATTACCTGAGGCTAGCCCTAAAGCTATTTCGGGGAGAACCAGCTATCTCCGCGTTCGATTGGCATTTCACCCCTATCCACATCTCATCCCAAAGCTTTTCAACGCTCACGGGTTCGGTCCTCCACGCATTTTTACCTGCGCTTCAACCTGGACATGGATAGATCACTGCGGTTTCGGGTCTACAATAACTAACTGTCGCCCTGTTTAGACTCGCTTTCGCTTCGGCTCCGTGTGTTCCACTTAACCTCGCTAGTTACTGTAACTCGCCGGTTCATTCTTCAATAGGCACGCCGTCAGCCTCATATGGGCCTTCGACTGCTTGTAGGCATACGGTTTCAGGTTCTGTTTCACTCCCCTCCCGGGGTGCTTTTCACCTTTCCCTCACGGTACTATGCGCTATCGGTCGCCAAGGAGTATTTTGCCTTGGAGGGTGGTCCCCCCTGCTTCCCACAGGGTTCCTCGTGTCCCGTGGTACTCTGGATTCCGGCCATTTCGCTCTGCCTTTCGCTTACAGGGCTTTTACCTTCTGCGGCCTACCTTTCCAGGTAGTTCGACTAGGCCTGACGAAACTTACGCCGGTCCTCAACCCCAAAGAGCTAAGCTCTTTGGTTTGGGCTCTTCCCCGTTCGCTCGCCGCTACTTAGGGAATCTCGTTTGATTACTTTTCCTCCGGGTACTTAGATGTTTCAGTTCCCCGGGTGCCCTCACTACTAAAGTAGTGTGACGGTGCATTACCACCGCCAGGTTCCCCCATTCGGAGATCTAGGAGTCAAAGCTTGCTTGCAGCTCATCCTAGCTTTTCGCAGCTTACCGCGTCCTTCTTCGGCTCTTGGCGCCTAGGCATCCACCGTATGCCCTAAATAACTTGACTTATGCTGCAAAGCTGCAACTGTCTATCGCGCATCATCTGCTTCGTTGTCAGTCCGGGCGCTCTCTTCGACGTACTTCCAGTACGACTCCGTTCGCGTCCTCCCTCCGCCTCGCATCTGATACACGCTAGCCAGTTTCGCCTCAGCTTACACTAGCTTTTGCTAATTTAGGTTCTAACTAAAAAAATCCTAATTGCGCGTAAAGAACTTCTCATATGTTACTATGAGGCATTACTTTACTTTGCTTTCTTCTGTGCAGTTTTCAAGGAACAGGTTTTCAGGAATATCTATGTTAGCATGGTCACTCGTATATTTCAACAAGTAACTTTTACTAATTAGCATTCCCTCAAAACCAAACAATGTAAGAGTTATCATCTGCCAAATGTACCGACCTAGGATTTCAGACTGTATTTCAAGTCTGTTATCTCCCTAGAAAGGAGGTGATCCAGCCGCACCTTCCGATACGGCTACCTTGTTACGACTTCACCCCAATCATCGACCCCACCTTAGACGGCTAGTTCCTTTTCAGGTTACCCCACCGGCTTCGGGTGTTGCCAACTTTCGTGGTGTGACGGGCGGTGTGTACAAGGCCCGGGAACGTATTCACCGCAGTATGCTGACCTGCGATTACTAGCGATTCCGACTTCACGGAGGCGAGTTGCAGCCTCCGATCCGAACTGAGAGCTTGTTTGTGTGTTTGGCTCAACCTCGCGGTCTTGCTTCACTTTGTTTAAGCCCATTGTAGTACGTGTGTAGCCCAGGACATAAGGGGCATGATGACTTGACGTCATCCCCGCCTTCCTCCGCATTGTCTGCGGCAGTCTCCCTTGAGTTCCCACCATCACGTGCTGGCAACAAAGGATAAGGGTTGCGCTCGTTGCGGGACTTAACCCAACATCTCACGACACGAGCTGACGACAGCCATGCACCACCTGTTTTTGTGTCCCCGAAGGGAGGAATCTATCTCTAGATCTTTCACTCAATGTCAAGCCCTGGTAAGGTTCTTCGCGTTGCGTCGAATTAAACCACATACTCCACCGCTTGTGCGGGCCCCCGTCAATTCCTTTGAGTTTCAACCTTGCGGCCGTACTCCCCAGGCGGGGTACTTATTGCGTTAACTCCGGCACAGAAGGGGTCGATACCCTCTACACCTAGTACCCATCGTTTACGGCCAGGACTACCGGGGTATCTAATCCCGTTCGCTCCCCTGGCTTTCGCGCCTCAGTGTCAGACACAGTCCAGAAAGTCGCCTTCGCCACTGGTGTTCCTCCCAATATCTACGCATTTCACCGCTACACTGGGAATTCCACTTTCCTCTCCTGCACTCAAGATTCCCAGTTTCCTGCGCCCATACGGTGTTGAGCACCGCACTTAGACACACGACTTAAGAATCCACCTACACGCCCTTTACGCCCAATAATTCCGGACAACGCTTGCCACCTACGTATTACCGCGGCTGCTGGCACGTAGTTAGCCGTGGCTTCCTCCTTTGGTACCGTCATTAGATTGCATTATTCACACAATCCACGTTCGTCCCAAACGACAGAGCTTTACAATCCGAAGACCTTCTTCACTCACGCGGCGTTGCTCCGTCAGACTTTCGTCCATTGCGGAAGATTCCCCACTGCTGCCTCCCGTAGGAGTCTGGGCCGTGTCTCAGTCCCAGTGTGGCCGTTCATCCTCTCAGACCGGCTACTGATCGTCGCCTTGGTGAGCCTTTACCTCACCAACTAGCTAATCAGACGCAGACCCATCTCTAAACGATAGCTTACATGTAGAGGCCATCTTTCTTAACTTAGCCATGCAGCCAAGTTACCACATTCGGTATTAGCACCACTTTCGCGGTGTTGTCCCCAGTTTAGAGGCAGGTTGTCTACGCGTTACTCACCCGTTCGCCACTAAGAGTTATTGCTAACTCTCCGTTCGACTTGCATGTGTTAGGCACGCCGCCAGCGTTCGTCCTGAGCCAGGATCAAACTCTCCATAAAAGTATTTCGTCCATATGCCTACGAGCTTTCTTACCGTTGCCATCTTGATAGTGTGAATGATTCACTTTATCAGACGCAACAGAAAAAAGTTCAAAGTCACACGTGACTACCTTATTTATGGAGCCTTTTGTGGCTCATAAAATTTAAAGAAATTATTTAAAGTGCTCATTGAGCACCGCACATCTGGCTTTTTATGATGCATTACTTACATTGTTCAGTTTTCAGGGAACGATGTCTCTCGGACATGCCGTTGCTTACGCTTGTCCGGGAGTGTTTTGCGCTGTTTTCAGCGCGATGACGTTTCTATATGTTATCACGGTTATTCTATCGTGTCAACATAATCTTGTTTGTTTTTTTCGCCGCACAACTACTAATTAACTGTCACTTGTAGTGAGGCAGCTTGTCTATATTAGCATGCTCATCCCCTTATGTCAATCTACTTAACCATAAATAATTATCCGATCACTAACCCGCTCTAAGACTCCGCTTCTGCAAGCGGGAGTTATACCCCTACGGGCACAGGCGAGCAGTTAAGCCCCTGGATAAGGACGACTTAACTTCAGATGGGGTTAAAACCCCACCTGAAGTTAAGTCTACTTTATCGTCAAAAAAATTCATCACCAGGATTGAGGTACATGGAATAATCGATAGGATGCAGTGGATATGACAGATTCATCGTTTGGGTTTGATCGTCCCAGGCAGCGGCCACATTGTATACTTTCCCTATAGTATCGCTGGTAACAAACGGCTGTCCCGCTATTACCATAACTGACGCCGGTCTGCCCTGCACAAACAATTGACCGGTATCAGCCTGCCATTTTACACGTTCACCTAATGCTTTGGCAAGCGTTAGGGCCGGAATGGCAAAGTGATTGCCGACACGCACAATGTCGCCTGATAAGAGTTGACCGTCAAAATTGGCTACCGGCAGCATTAACTCTAAACAATTTTCACTTTCATCCCAGATGCCGCGCCCGCCAACCAAGTCTGGCAAATGTTCGGCGTTAACGTACACGGTAGTACCGTGCTTAATGCCTGGTACAGTCTTATTTTGCCGGGTCAGAGTTTGTTGATCTTCATTCCAGTTCACGAAGGTGTTCAGACTCTCAGCCAGCGCCAGTACCGGCACTTGTTTTTGCCCTTCTCTGGAGACAATGCGTTCCGGTCGCAATACCCCATTTATTTTGAGATTATGAAATTGGGCAAAAACCACCTGTTTTTCGGGAATATCCCGAATTAATGCCCGCAAAAATGATTCATCCGCCAATCCGTCTAACCCGGCTTGCGCTAAAGCTTGTTTAACACTTGCCAGAGTTACCGGCTGCCGTCCATATATATCGGAGTAAATACCGATAGAGCCTCTGCCGCGCGCATCCACCCGCACCTTAATCCGCTCGTATTCTATGGAAACAGAAGTCTCACAGTCGACAAGCTCGAACAATTCTTCTACGTCCTCTTCCTGCATTCGCACACAACCATTGGAAACGGCCAAACCAATGGACCAGGGAGCATTGGTGCCGTGAATGCCATATAAAGGGGCAAAACCTATCCAACGATACCCCAGCGGATTATCCGGGCCTGACGGCACTATAAAATCTTTGCCGGGAGGATACCAGCAGGGATCAACTTCTTTCTCAATAATGGAGAATTCTCCGGTAGGTGTCGGCATGGAAGGCTTGCCTACGCCTACTGGATATTCCTTAACAAGTGTATTGTTTTTATATAGTTCCAACGTACGGCTCGGGATATTGATAATGATCTTTGATAAAGCTTCCTGCTCCATAGCCTGAGCATAACCGGGCAGAGCAAATAAAGCTAAACAAAAAATTACCCAAAGAACCCTTCTACACATGCGCATACCCATGCAGTCATCCCCTCATATGACAAATGCCTATGACAATAACATATATGAGAGGAATCCTGGCAGTATGCGTTAATTAGTTGTACAAGCCTAAAAAAATTGCGGGAGTACCCGCGTACTCCCGCCTAATTATACCTTTTGCGTTATCCCTAAAAGCCTAATTCTTCGCCGATAATAATGATCTCAACCTCGGTACCTAACGGCTTTTTGTGCATAATTGTTGTAACATTACAGATCCGGGTCGGCCCTTGACAGTCCATACATTGGCCGGTCGTGGTACATGGATTGGGAAGACCTATACGTTTGTTATTGATGGGAGCAGCATAGAGTTCAATCCGTTCCATCGCGGCATCGGTATTTGTTACAACCTTATTAATACCGGTGATAACAATGACTTTCTTGGGGCCAAAAATCATAGCAGCCGCACGGTTGCCAGAACCATCAACATTAACAAGTTCGCCTTGTAAGGTAAGGGCGTTAGTACCTGTCAAAAAAATATCGCAAGTCATTTGTTTACGCCGCAGCGCCATCGATTCTTCCTTGGACAAACCCGGCTTGTTGTGATTGAAGACCGTATTTCCCCGTTCTTCCAACAAGGTGTCAATTCCTACTTCTTTAATTGTCCATGAGCCGCCAATACCAACAGTGGCGTCAGCCGGAATGAGTGCCGCGAGTTTGTCCAAAGCTTCCTGCCTGGTGTTGACATAGCTAGCGATAAAGTTGTTCTTCTCCAGTGCTTTTACAAGTTTTTCCCCAATGGTTTGGTTGTGCCAGTTTGTAAATTCACTCATTGTACATCCCTCCATTTATTATGTGAGTTCAGGAAACCATGTGCATAGCGGCCAGATCAGCCATGTCTTCAGCCGTATACTGGTTGTACACGCTGTTTATATGTTTGGCATAAGATAGTCCGTTAAAACTGCCATTTGCCTGAATCGTTATCGCCGCATTCAGTGCATCGGCAAATGCGGGAGCCAGCGCCACTTTGCGTACAGCCCGGATAAGGCCGTCCTCAGCGTCAACCAAAGTAACTTTTAGTATATCTGCATCTGCCACTTCCACCGGATACGCGCGCAAGTCCCTTGGTACGGTATGCCAGGAGTAAGGTGCATCGTTCCAACTGCTTGTACCAAATTTGAAAAGCAAAAATATAATGGGGCCATCAATATATAAACCTAATTCGACACTGCCATATGCAATGCTTTCTACTTCCCGGGCAGCAATTCCTGCTTCAATAATCACAAGGCCATGACCATCTCTATCTAAACGATAAACAATTTTTTCTTCAAGCTTGTCCTGACCGTATTCATATAATTGACCAACCTGGCCTGTTTGCATCCATTCCACCACTTTCTTATACCGTTTTATTACTATATTATACCATCTAGATGGACTCCAACAAAATTATTATAAATACTTGTAATAATTACACCCATTTTTCCGGAAACTAGTAATAGGCGTTAGCATGTTACGTCAATACTCGTTCAGGAGGTATTTTATGCTGCAGCGCAAATCATTGGGTTGCGATAGTTGCATCGAAAGCAACTCCTGTGAATTTTCCTCAGAGTTTTGCCCGAAAGCTACACTTGAGCTTAGTCCTGACCAAGACTTGGAATCAGATCCCGCCTTTAAAAAGTACCGGGAATTTTATCAGCGCTTCTCCAATTAATAGTCACAGTCAGAGGAGGTCCTGCCGTGAAAACTACCATTAAGTATGCTCATGGTAAAGGATTCAGCAAAAACCTTTCCTCAGTTACAGTACTAGCCAGCCCGAGAACCAATGAGGAAATCCAGGAAAATATTCAAAAGGCCCATCCGCAAAGAATTCGCAACAGACAGTCTCCTCAATTCTTTTAATATGGGCATAAGAATCAGAGAATAATATGGAGACGACTTAACTGCTGCTAACCTAGAAATACGAGTCTTACCCGGCTTGGTTATAAGAAAAAGCCTTGGCTTGTGCCAAGGCTCTCAGGCCGGGCCGAATTGCTATGCCATCCAGGTGCGTCACGGCAGAAGCCTTAGTGGTTCCTATCAACAGAATGCAGTTATACATT
Proteins encoded in this window:
- a CDS encoding lactate utilization protein, coding for MSEFTNWHNQTIGEKLVKALEKNNFIASYVNTRQEALDKLAALIPADATVGIGGSWTIKEVGIDTLLEERGNTVFNHNKPGLSKEESMALRRKQMTCDIFLTGTNALTLQGELVNVDGSGNRAAAMIFGPKKVIVITGINKVVTNTDAAMERIELYAAPINNKRIGLPNPCTTTGQCMDCQGPTRICNVTTIMHKKPLGTEVEIIIIGEELGF